In Planococcus shixiaomingii, the DNA window CCAAAAGGCGCTCAAGATTTGGGCAATATCCAAGTGGCACCTGAAGTTCTGGAAATAATCGCCAGTATTGCGGCGACTGACATTGAAGGCGTGGCTAGCATGCGCGGCACCTTCACTTCGGGAGTCGCAGAACGTTTAGGGAAAAAAGTCCATGGCAAAGGCGTGAAAACGGAGCTTGTGGACGATGAATTGATGATTGATATTTATTGTGTCATCAATTACGGAGTTTCTATCCCTAAGACGGCTTTAAAAATCCAGGAACAAGTCCGCCAAACGCTGTTGAATATGACATCCCTACAAACACAAGAAGTGAATGTCCACATTACCGGCGTGCAATTCGAAACCCAGCACGTGGTAGAATAAAACGAAAAAGCTGTCCAAGCTGGCTCTCATGCCGGTTTATTGGGCAGTTTTTTGTTTTGGAACTGCCAGGGGATAGCGGAACTTTTTTTAAGATACCAAGTTCGCTTCTGCGCTGCTTCGTCGCAAAAAAGTAGTCCGATGTTCCTTTCTACAGCTGGGAGTTCTGTTAATAGTTTTAGAAGGAAAAAACTTTGCGTCTGCATTGCACTTACATCGCTAAGCTTCTTTTCAGACTATTTCAAACATGGAAGTTCAGGGGGATTACCTGTATAATGAGGGGTAATTAGCCCGCAAAAGGAGATCAAAATCAATATGAAACGACATGAAGCACGAGAAAAGGCGCTCCAAACCTTATTTCAATTAGACGGCACCGAATTGACGATCGATGAAGCGATTGATCATGTTATGGCGGACGAGCGCGATAATTTTTACGATTTGCTTGTTCAAGGCACCCATACCAATATGGCAGTGATAGATGATAAACTGAAAGGCCATTTGGAAAACTGGTCGCTTGAACGTTTGCCTAAAATTGAACGGACCATTCTTAGAATGGCAGTATTTGAATTGAGCTTTATGGAAGATGCGCCGTCACGGGTCATCATGAACGAAGCGATTGAGCTGAGCAAGACGTTTGGCGATGAAAAATCAAGCCGTTTCGTGAATGGTGTATTGTCTAAGTTTACTGATGAACTAGAAAATTGATTTGGAGGAATGAATGTGACTGCTACAGTAATCGATGGAAAAGCAGTAAGCCTAAAAATTAAAGAGCAAGTTCAAATGCGCGTCGAAACATTAAAACAACAAGGGGTGGTGCCAGGCCTTGCTGTCGTACTGGTCGGGGACAACTCTGCCTCTCTTACATATGTAAAAAACAAGCAAAAAACGTGTGAAGCGCTCGGCATGCGATCGGATCTGCTTCAATTTCCGGAAAGTATGGCAGAAGCGGACCTTTTGTCGACAATCGATAAGCTGAACAACGATCCGGGAATCCATGGCATATTGGTGCAATTGCCTTTGCCGTCACACATTGATGAATTCAGTGTGATTATGGCTATCGATCCGCAAAAAGATGTTGACGGATTCCATCCGGTTTCAGTCGGCAATATGGTGATCGGCCATGAAACTCTTTTGCCTTGCACGCCGCATGGCATCATCAAACTGTTAGAACACTATGATATCAATCCTGAAGGCCAGCACGTAGTGGTCATTGGCAGAAGCAACATAGTCGGCAAACCAGTCGGCCAAATGCTGTTGCAAAAAAATGCGACGGTGACCTTTTGCCATTCGAAAACTCAGGATTTGGCCAAACACACGAAACAAGCGGATATCGTGATCGTGGCAATCGGCGTTGCAAAATTTTTAAACTCCAAACACCTCAAATCCGGGGCTGTTGTTATCGATGTCGGGATGAACCGTGATGAAAAGGGCAAATTATGCGGGGATGTCGATTATGAAGACGTTCTTGAAACAGCTTCCTTTGTGACGCCTGTTCCAGGCGGAGTCGGTCCGATGACCATTGCTATGCTGATGGAAAATACCGTTCAATCAGCGGAAAATGGTTTGACAAAAGACAAAACCGGCACAACCATGTAAAATATAAAGAAAAGGAGCTGTTTTTCGGGAGAAAGACAGCTTTTTAATTTCTTGGATAGGGGTTGAAATAGTGTCGACCGACCCATACTTAAGCGTTAAGGCGCTGACAAAATACATAAAAAAGAAATTCGATGCCGATCCCCACTTAAGGGACGTTTACGTCAAAGGGGAATTATCGAACGTCAAGATCCATACGAGCGGCCATATTTATTTCACGTTGAAAGACAATGCTGCGCGGCTTCCGGCCGTCATGTTTGCGGCAAATGCCAGATCAGTGAAATTCAAACCGGAAAGCGGGATGACCGTATTGATCCGAGGGGACGTTACGGTTTATGAAGCTTCCGGCCAATACCAGCTCTATGCCCAGTCGATGCAATCGGACGGCATCGGCGATTATTATTTGGCGTTTGAACAACTGAAAGAAAAATTGGCCAAAGAGGGCTTGTTCAATGCGGCTCATAAAAAGCGCTTTCCGCGTTTCCCGAAAAAGATCGCGGTGATTACCGCGCAAACAGGAGCTGCGGTACGGGATATTATCATTACCCTTAACCGCCGTTATCCGCTTGCAAAAGTTGTTTTGTATCCGACGCTGGTACAAGGTACAGGAGCAGCGCCGTCAATCGTCAAGTCGATTCAAACAGCCAATCAAGGCGATTACGATGTCATGATTGTCGGGCGCGGAGGCGGATCGATCGAAGATTTATGGGCATTCAATGAAGAAAGTGTGGCACGCGCCATCTTCGAATCGCGCATCCCGGTCATCTCGGCTATTGGTCATGAAACCGATACGACAATCGCCGATTTTGTGTCGGACTTGCGGGCAGCCACACCAACAGCGGCCGCAGAACTGGCAGTACCGAGCAAGACAGAATTGCTGGACCGCGTGTTGAGCTACCAGTCCGGCATGTACCGGACGATCGCGAATGTCATTTCAAAAGATAAAGCGGCCTTGAACCGTTTGACATCTTCATTCCCGCTCGCTTATCCAGACCGTCTGTACAGGCCGTTCATCGAACGCATCGAGCGGGCAACCGAGTCGCTGCAGCGAGAAACAGTCCAGCAGCTGAACCGTTCGAAAGAGCGCCATTCCAACTTAAACAATCAATTGCAAAGCCGGGTTCCGTTAAAACGCATCAAGCAATCCGAAATGGACATCGACAATTTATCGCGCCGCTTGAATCAAGGAATGGACCGCAGCTTGAGAAACAACTCACAGCAGCTTGGTTCCGCGATGCGTACACTTGACGCCTTGAGCCCATTGAAAATCATGGACCGCGGCTATTCCATTCCCTATAAAAACGGTGAAGTCGTAAAAAGCATTTCGCAAGTAGCAAAAGGGGACCAGATCGCCATTTCCATGACGGATGGTACTGTGAATGCCACTGTAGAAGATACGATCCCAACGAGTAAAGGAGATTCATAAAAATGGCTGAAAAAGAAATTATGTTCAACGAAGCGATGGAACAACTTGAAGAAATTGTTCGTCAATTGGAACAAGGCGACGTGCCATTAGAGCAG includes these proteins:
- a CDS encoding Asp23/Gls24 family envelope stress response protein, whose amino-acid sequence is MAEKTVSYVQMKPKGAQDLGNIQVAPEVLEIIASIAATDIEGVASMRGTFTSGVAERLGKKVHGKGVKTELVDDELMIDIYCVINYGVSIPKTALKIQEQVRQTLLNMTSLQTQEVNVHITGVQFETQHVVE
- the nusB gene encoding transcription antitermination factor NusB, with amino-acid sequence MKRHEAREKALQTLFQLDGTELTIDEAIDHVMADERDNFYDLLVQGTHTNMAVIDDKLKGHLENWSLERLPKIERTILRMAVFELSFMEDAPSRVIMNEAIELSKTFGDEKSSRFVNGVLSKFTDELEN
- the folD gene encoding bifunctional methylenetetrahydrofolate dehydrogenase/methenyltetrahydrofolate cyclohydrolase FolD, whose amino-acid sequence is MTATVIDGKAVSLKIKEQVQMRVETLKQQGVVPGLAVVLVGDNSASLTYVKNKQKTCEALGMRSDLLQFPESMAEADLLSTIDKLNNDPGIHGILVQLPLPSHIDEFSVIMAIDPQKDVDGFHPVSVGNMVIGHETLLPCTPHGIIKLLEHYDINPEGQHVVVIGRSNIVGKPVGQMLLQKNATVTFCHSKTQDLAKHTKQADIVIVAIGVAKFLNSKHLKSGAVVIDVGMNRDEKGKLCGDVDYEDVLETASFVTPVPGGVGPMTIAMLMENTVQSAENGLTKDKTGTTM
- the xseA gene encoding exodeoxyribonuclease VII large subunit — protein: MSTDPYLSVKALTKYIKKKFDADPHLRDVYVKGELSNVKIHTSGHIYFTLKDNAARLPAVMFAANARSVKFKPESGMTVLIRGDVTVYEASGQYQLYAQSMQSDGIGDYYLAFEQLKEKLAKEGLFNAAHKKRFPRFPKKIAVITAQTGAAVRDIIITLNRRYPLAKVVLYPTLVQGTGAAPSIVKSIQTANQGDYDVMIVGRGGGSIEDLWAFNEESVARAIFESRIPVISAIGHETDTTIADFVSDLRAATPTAAAELAVPSKTELLDRVLSYQSGMYRTIANVISKDKAALNRLTSSFPLAYPDRLYRPFIERIERATESLQRETVQQLNRSKERHSNLNNQLQSRVPLKRIKQSEMDIDNLSRRLNQGMDRSLRNNSQQLGSAMRTLDALSPLKIMDRGYSIPYKNGEVVKSISQVAKGDQIAISMTDGTVNATVEDTIPTSKGDS